The Bacteroidia bacterium genome segment ACATTAATACCTTAATAATATGGCAAAGAAAGTAGTTGCAACGCTAAAGAAAGAAACCAGTATTAGCACAACAAAGGTTATCAAAGCTTTCAAAAAAGAGAAAAATGGCGCATTAACCTTCAAAGAGGTTATTCTTCCTTCTGACCAAGTTCAAGATTACTTGAACGGCAAAATTAAACTCTAAAAATACTCAAAACTATTCTGCATTGATG includes the following:
- a CDS encoding DUF4295 domain-containing protein, coding for MAKKVVATLKKETSISTTKVIKAFKKEKNGALTFKEVILPSDQVQDYLNGKIKL